One Mucilaginibacter ginkgonis genomic region harbors:
- a CDS encoding universal stress protein, with translation MKKLLLATDFSASASNAMKYALSMAKTLKLEVCVMHAISTTEGVNNSTYAAIFIDEYHKNKREALKEWAAKHADKPKFKNVKVTTLCEVGSLKKVISDYVKHHIVELVVLGVTGSTGITGIVGSNASMVVSKIKVPTLIVPSESQFSKTPVITLATDFETRLSAGDVNALNEMVKAFESDKIQVVNVTEEVPVTKRNAGEKRLKGLFKHAKLDFNYINSSNTLNGIMDFIETNKTDIICLVRHHHNILYRLFTRSTINQVMNKSVKAILVLHE, from the coding sequence ATGAAAAAGTTATTGCTGGCAACAGATTTTTCGGCAAGCGCCTCTAATGCAATGAAGTATGCCTTATCAATGGCAAAAACGTTGAAACTGGAGGTTTGCGTTATGCATGCCATCAGCACTACAGAGGGGGTAAACAACAGCACTTATGCTGCGATATTTATAGACGAATACCACAAAAATAAACGCGAAGCTTTAAAAGAATGGGCTGCCAAACACGCCGATAAGCCCAAGTTCAAAAACGTTAAGGTGACCACGCTTTGCGAAGTCGGTTCGCTTAAAAAAGTGATCAGCGATTATGTTAAACACCACATTGTTGAACTTGTAGTTTTAGGCGTTACCGGTTCCACTGGAATCACGGGTATTGTGGGCAGTAACGCGAGTATGGTGGTCTCTAAAATTAAAGTGCCAACGCTTATAGTTCCTTCTGAAAGCCAGTTTTCCAAAACCCCTGTTATTACTTTAGCGACAGATTTCGAAACACGCCTTTCTGCCGGCGACGTCAATGCCCTTAACGAAATGGTAAAAGCGTTTGAGTCTGATAAGATCCAGGTGGTTAACGTAACCGAAGAAGTGCCCGTTACTAAGAGAAATGCCGGCGAAAAAAGGTTGAAGGGGTTATTTAAACATGCCAAGCTCGATTTCAATTACATTAACAGTTCAAACACCCTTAACGGTATTATGGACTTCATAGAAACCAATAAAACCGACATCATTTGCCTGGTAAGGCACCACCATAACATTCTTTACAGGTTGTTTACACGCAGCACCATTAACCAGGTGATGAACAAGTCTGTTAAAGCTATTCTGGTGTTGCATGAATAA
- a CDS encoding nucleoside deaminase, giving the protein MENSEHEKFMQMAIDLSAKNVNEELGGPFGAVIVKDGQVVAASANTVVPTNDPTAHAEVSTIRLACKNLNTFNLEGCVIYTSCEPCPMCLGAIYWARLDKIYYANTKKDAADIGFDDAFIYEELDKPMDKRKLPVIQLMRDQALKAFKLWEVNEEKTHY; this is encoded by the coding sequence ATGGAAAACAGTGAACACGAAAAATTTATGCAGATGGCGATCGACCTTTCTGCCAAAAATGTTAATGAAGAATTGGGCGGCCCTTTCGGCGCTGTAATTGTAAAGGACGGGCAAGTTGTTGCCGCCAGTGCCAATACAGTTGTCCCTACAAATGACCCAACGGCTCATGCCGAAGTGTCTACTATACGGTTAGCTTGTAAGAATCTAAATACATTTAATTTGGAAGGCTGCGTGATCTATACCAGCTGCGAACCTTGCCCTATGTGTTTAGGTGCTATTTATTGGGCCCGTCTAGATAAGATATACTACGCCAATACAAAAAAGGATGCGGCAGATATCGGTTTTGATGATGCCTTTATATACGAAGAACTGGATAAGCCAATGGACAAGCGTAAACTGCCGGTTATACAACTTATGCGCGACCAAGCCTTAAAGGCCTTTAAGCTTTGGGAAGTTAACGAAGAGAAAACGCACTATTAG
- a CDS encoding OmpH family outer membrane protein, which yields MKNQASGVVKLSLGVLLAVTVAACNKTKPTEKATVTVATGTDAAKGEIVYINQDTLLNQYTYFKDMTSRLESKGKAAQADLQSRGQAFQREVAEYQKNAQTMAADVRQNTEKHLQSKNQELQQYQQNAGAQVQNDQAAEQLKLYERISDFVKKYAEEKGYKMVLTYQKGNATMLYGAPGLDITKEVVKGLNDAYAKDKK from the coding sequence ATGAAAAATCAAGCGTCGGGTGTGGTAAAACTTTCATTGGGTGTTTTACTTGCCGTTACGGTTGCAGCTTGCAACAAAACCAAACCTACAGAGAAAGCAACAGTTACAGTTGCAACAGGTACTGATGCCGCAAAAGGCGAGATCGTTTACATCAATCAGGATACCCTGTTGAACCAATACACTTATTTTAAAGACATGACCAGCCGTTTAGAGTCTAAAGGTAAAGCTGCACAAGCCGACCTCCAGTCACGCGGTCAGGCATTCCAGCGCGAAGTAGCAGAATATCAGAAAAATGCGCAAACTATGGCTGCTGATGTTCGCCAGAATACAGAAAAACATTTACAGAGCAAAAACCAGGAGTTACAGCAATACCAGCAAAATGCTGGTGCTCAAGTTCAGAACGATCAGGCTGCAGAACAGCTAAAGCTGTATGAGCGCATCTCTGACTTCGTTAAAAAATATGCCGAAGAAAAAGGCTATAAAATGGTGTTAACCTACCAAAAAGGCAATGCCACCATGTTATACGGTGCACCCGGCCTTGACATCACTAAAGAAGTGGTTAAGGGCTTAAATGACGCTTACGCAAAAGACAAAAAATAA
- the gyrB gene encoding DNA topoisomerase (ATP-hydrolyzing) subunit B: MSEENQDRSNYSADNIQVLEGLEAVRKRPSMYIGDTGPKGLHHLVYEVVDNSIDEAMAGYCDTINVTIHPGNAISVKDNGRGIPTAMHSKEKKSALEVVMTILHAGGKFDKDTYKVSGGLHGVGVSCVNALSIHMKTNVFREGKIFQQEYERGKPMYDVKVVGESELTGTTQWFQPDGEIFTTTLEYKYDTLATRLRELAFLNKGIKLTLTDEREAMEDGTYRSEEFFSEGGLKEFVKFLDGTRTPIIPEPIYVEGNKQGIPVELALQYNDTYSENVHSYVNNINTIEGGTHVAGFRMGLTRTLKSYADKSGLLKNLKVDITGDDFREGLTAVISVKVAEPQFEGQTKTKLGNSEVSGAVNVAVGEILAIYLEENPREAKMIVNKVILAATARAAARKAREMVQRKSVMSGSGLPGKLADCANSDPALCEIFLVEGDSAGGTAKQGRNREYQAILPLRGKILNVEKAMEHKIYENEEIKNMFTGLGVSIGTADDNKALNLTKLRYHKIVIMTDADVDGSHITTLILTFFFRYMKELVEFGYVYIATPPLYQVKKGKDSEYCWTDEQRDAAIQRLKGAGREDSVHVQRYKGLGEMNAEQLWETTMDPARRTLRQVSIENAAECDHTFSMLMGDEVAPRRDFIEQNAKYARIDV, translated from the coding sequence ATGAGCGAAGAAAATCAAGACAGATCTAATTATTCGGCAGATAATATACAGGTATTAGAAGGTTTAGAAGCGGTGCGTAAGCGCCCTTCCATGTACATTGGTGATACCGGACCTAAGGGGTTGCACCACCTGGTTTATGAGGTGGTAGACAACTCTATCGATGAAGCTATGGCCGGATACTGCGATACCATTAATGTAACTATCCATCCGGGTAATGCTATTTCTGTAAAAGATAATGGCCGCGGTATCCCAACCGCGATGCACTCAAAAGAAAAAAAGTCGGCGCTTGAAGTGGTAATGACCATTTTGCACGCAGGTGGTAAATTTGATAAAGATACTTATAAGGTTTCTGGTGGATTGCATGGTGTTGGCGTAAGCTGCGTAAACGCGCTGTCTATCCACATGAAAACCAACGTTTTCCGCGAAGGCAAAATATTTCAGCAAGAGTATGAGCGTGGCAAACCCATGTATGATGTTAAGGTGGTTGGCGAAAGTGAACTTACCGGCACAACGCAATGGTTTCAGCCCGATGGTGAGATATTTACCACCACTCTTGAGTACAAATATGATACACTGGCTACACGTTTGCGCGAATTAGCGTTCTTAAATAAAGGCATTAAGCTTACATTGACGGATGAGCGCGAGGCTATGGAAGACGGCACTTATCGAAGTGAAGAGTTCTTCTCTGAAGGTGGTTTAAAAGAATTTGTAAAGTTTTTAGACGGCACCCGCACCCCTATCATTCCGGAGCCAATATATGTTGAAGGCAACAAACAAGGTATACCGGTTGAACTGGCACTCCAGTACAATGATACCTACTCTGAAAATGTACACTCTTACGTAAACAACATCAACACCATTGAGGGTGGCACGCACGTGGCCGGTTTTCGTATGGGCTTAACGCGTACACTCAAGAGCTACGCCGATAAGTCGGGTCTGCTTAAAAATTTGAAAGTTGACATTACGGGTGACGATTTTCGTGAAGGATTAACTGCAGTGATTTCTGTTAAAGTTGCTGAGCCTCAGTTTGAAGGCCAGACCAAAACCAAATTAGGTAACAGCGAGGTGAGCGGGGCGGTTAACGTAGCCGTAGGTGAGATATTAGCTATTTACCTGGAAGAAAATCCACGTGAGGCGAAAATGATCGTCAATAAGGTAATTTTGGCGGCGACTGCACGCGCGGCAGCGCGTAAAGCACGTGAAATGGTGCAGCGCAAGAGCGTAATGAGCGGTTCGGGTTTGCCGGGTAAATTAGCAGACTGTGCTAACAGCGACCCTGCATTGTGCGAGATATTCCTTGTAGAAGGTGACTCTGCCGGTGGCACAGCTAAACAAGGCCGTAATCGTGAATACCAGGCTATTTTACCATTAAGAGGTAAGATCCTTAATGTGGAGAAAGCTATGGAGCACAAGATCTACGAGAACGAGGAGATCAAAAACATGTTTACCGGCTTGGGTGTAAGCATTGGTACTGCCGACGATAATAAAGCGCTAAACCTTACCAAGCTTCGTTATCACAAAATTGTGATCATGACGGATGCCGACGTGGATGGTTCGCATATTACTACTTTGATTTTAACGTTCTTCTTCCGCTATATGAAAGAACTGGTTGAGTTTGGGTATGTGTACATTGCTACTCCACCGCTTTACCAGGTTAAGAAAGGTAAAGACAGCGAGTATTGCTGGACCGATGAGCAGCGCGACGCAGCCATACAACGCCTTAAAGGGGCCGGCCGCGAAGACAGCGTGCATGTGCAACGTTATAAAGGCTTGGGCGAAATGAACGCCGAGCAGCTTTGGGAAACGACAATGGACCCTGCCCGCCGCACATTACGCCAGGTAAGTATTGAGAATGCAGCAGAGTGTGACCATACCTTTTCTATGCTGATGGGCGATGAAGTTGCCCCCCGCCGTGATTTCATCGAACAAAACGCCAAGTATGCTCGTATTGACGTTTAA
- a CDS encoding SRPBCC family protein has translation MENAQKITVEVTVNAPVDKAWKYFSEPEHIVKWSFASEDWHTPHSENDLQVGGKFKSTMAAKDGSFSFDFGGTYTEIKEHEFIAYSLDDGRTVQITFASEGDNTKLTETFDAEDQNPVDMQQGGWQAILNNFKKYVEAN, from the coding sequence ATGGAAAACGCACAAAAAATCACTGTCGAAGTAACTGTAAATGCTCCGGTGGATAAAGCCTGGAAATATTTCAGCGAACCAGAGCATATTGTAAAATGGAGTTTCGCTTCAGAGGATTGGCATACACCTCATTCAGAAAATGACTTGCAGGTGGGTGGAAAATTCAAATCTACTATGGCTGCAAAGGACGGCAGTTTCAGTTTCGATTTTGGTGGCACATACACCGAGATCAAAGAGCACGAGTTTATCGCTTATAGCCTTGATGACGGCCGTACTGTTCAGATTACGTTTGCAAGCGAAGGCGACAATACTAAACTGACTGAAACCTTTGATGCAGAAGATCAAAATCCGGTGGACATGCAACAAGGTGGCTGGCAAGCCATACTTAATAATTTTAAGAAATACGTAGAAGCTAATTAA
- the tamL gene encoding translocation and assembly module lipoprotein TamL, protein MIKYLSYLFLAIVLTFYACSNTKYLPKGEKLYTGGQVDIKNNDITKNETTILKGDLEGLLRPKPNGSFLGLRPKLYLWNITQTKKKKGLKAWLHKQGEPPVLVSSVDLNANSQILTNRLQNVSYFQASVTGDTISKGRTAKAVYTANTGPGYKIRKVVFPAGTSHLDTAVAGTAKYSLLKVGDNYNLDVIKNERVRIDARLKEEGFYYFAPEDLIMQIDSTIANHQVDIFVKVKDATPDKARNIYTINKIYVYPEYNLRDTSLKLDSAEAYRWFYIIDPKHTMSPWAFKNTVLLHPNEVYNRTAHTKSLNRFIELGPFKFVKNRFEDVSTADSPKLNVFYQLTKYPKKSLQFETLFRTTSANYNGTQVNLSYKNRNLFGGAELLTVTLFGSTDGQIGGQNGGYPLSQVGGQATLSWPRFITPFKDFKNDNAFIPHTNLTFGYAIVNRKSLYNLNSYNASFGYQWKENLHRTHDLTVLGITYVNPQNVTPVYDSISRVSNDPSFRHVIDPQFTWGPSYHYTYDNTTETSRKNSIFYRGGVSLSNNILGLVTGADTLKGKVKTLFGTPFSQYIKFDNEIRYFHKTGPNATIATRVFAGFGIPYGNSTIIPYSQQFFIGGANSLRGFRARSVGPGTVDAAAAAGPNGFLPDQSGDIKLEANVEYRPKLFSIVYGALFVDAGNIWNLNSHQPGDKFTANFLSQMAVDAGVGLRFDVTVLVLRTDLGFPLIKPWLPVGQRAVSPSFHDAIFNIAIGYPF, encoded by the coding sequence ATGATTAAATATCTATCATACCTGTTTCTTGCTATCGTACTCACGTTTTACGCCTGCAGTAACACTAAGTATCTGCCTAAAGGAGAGAAGTTGTATACCGGTGGTCAAGTTGATATCAAAAACAACGACATCACAAAGAACGAGACCACCATACTCAAAGGCGATCTCGAAGGCTTGCTAAGGCCAAAACCCAATGGCAGTTTTCTGGGCTTAAGGCCAAAGTTATATTTATGGAATATTACGCAAACCAAAAAGAAAAAAGGTTTAAAGGCCTGGCTTCATAAACAGGGAGAGCCACCTGTGCTGGTGAGTTCTGTAGATCTGAATGCCAACAGCCAGATATTGACCAACAGGTTGCAGAATGTAAGCTACTTCCAAGCTTCTGTTACAGGCGACACTATCAGCAAAGGCCGAACCGCAAAAGCAGTTTACACGGCAAACACCGGTCCGGGCTATAAGATCCGCAAAGTGGTATTTCCTGCCGGGACAAGCCATTTAGACACTGCTGTTGCAGGCACTGCCAAATACAGTTTGTTGAAGGTTGGTGACAATTACAACCTTGACGTGATCAAAAATGAGCGTGTACGTATTGATGCACGCTTAAAAGAAGAAGGTTTTTACTACTTCGCGCCCGAGGATTTGATCATGCAGATTGATAGCACAATTGCAAACCACCAGGTAGACATTTTTGTAAAAGTTAAAGATGCAACTCCAGACAAAGCACGTAACATTTATACCATAAATAAGATATACGTTTATCCGGAGTATAACCTGCGCGACACTTCACTGAAATTAGATTCGGCTGAAGCGTACCGCTGGTTTTATATCATAGATCCAAAGCATACGATGTCGCCATGGGCTTTCAAAAATACGGTGTTGCTTCATCCAAACGAAGTTTACAACCGTACCGCACATACCAAATCACTTAATAGGTTTATAGAATTAGGCCCGTTCAAGTTTGTAAAGAACAGGTTCGAGGATGTATCTACCGCAGATTCTCCAAAACTCAATGTGTTTTACCAGTTGACCAAATACCCTAAAAAGTCGCTGCAATTCGAGACATTGTTCCGTACTACATCTGCTAACTATAACGGTACACAGGTAAACCTTAGCTACAAGAATCGCAACCTTTTTGGAGGCGCAGAACTGTTGACCGTGACACTTTTTGGTAGTACAGATGGCCAGATAGGTGGCCAAAACGGTGGTTATCCATTATCACAGGTTGGCGGGCAGGCTACATTATCATGGCCTCGGTTTATAACGCCTTTTAAGGATTTTAAAAATGATAATGCCTTTATCCCGCATACTAATTTGACGTTCGGTTACGCCATTGTAAACCGTAAATCGCTATATAATTTAAATTCATACAACGCGTCGTTCGGTTACCAGTGGAAAGAAAACTTGCACCGCACCCATGATTTGACTGTTCTGGGTATTACCTATGTAAATCCGCAAAATGTAACGCCTGTTTATGATAGTATAAGCCGGGTTTCTAACGATCCAAGTTTCAGGCATGTTATAGATCCGCAATTTACCTGGGGACCTAGCTATCACTACACTTATGACAACACCACCGAGACCAGCCGAAAAAACAGTATCTTTTATCGCGGCGGCGTTAGCCTGTCTAACAATATCTTAGGACTTGTAACCGGCGCGGATACCCTTAAGGGAAAAGTAAAAACGCTTTTCGGCACACCATTTAGCCAATACATCAAATTTGATAACGAGATTCGCTATTTCCACAAAACTGGACCGAATGCTACCATTGCCACAAGGGTATTCGCCGGTTTTGGCATCCCTTATGGCAACTCTACAATTATTCCTTACAGTCAGCAATTCTTTATAGGCGGCGCTAACAGTTTAAGAGGGTTTAGAGCAAGGTCTGTGGGGCCTGGTACGGTTGATGCCGCCGCCGCAGCAGGGCCAAACGGTTTCCTGCCGGATCAGTCGGGGGACATTAAGTTAGAAGCCAACGTAGAATATCGACCTAAACTTTTTAGTATTGTTTACGGCGCGCTGTTTGTTGACGCGGGTAATATCTGGAATTTGAACAGCCATCAACCGGGCGATAAGTTTACCGCCAACTTTCTAAGCCAGATGGCAGTTGACGCCGGTGTAGGTTTAAGGTTTGACGTCACGGTTTTAGTTCTTCGAACTGACCTTGGTTTCCCGTTGATCAAACCATGGCTGCCTGTTGGCCAACGAGCTGTAAGCCCAAGTTTCCATGATGCGATCTTTAACATTGCAATAGGATATCCGTTCTAA